From the Lathyrus oleraceus cultivar Zhongwan6 chromosome 4, CAAS_Psat_ZW6_1.0, whole genome shotgun sequence genome, one window contains:
- the LOC127135607 gene encoding probable pectinesterase 29 isoform X1: protein MQSLQSFVSILIFVVLAFDVCESGDCNNPLKSITVGQSGKTDFKTIQSAIDSVPAGNSQWIHIQISSGVYKEHVLIPKNKPCIYLEGAGSQSTSIEWGSHENATFDIKGSNTVAKGITFTNTLNSPVLSNAIAVTQAKAAKIHADKCAFYSCSFLGVQDTINDDDGRHYYKNCYIQGSTDFIYGNGQSLFEASTIYFSNGKSSLHQDGVITAQYRNSPNDPSGFVFKNCNISGTGYKTELGRPMRPYARVIIAYSYLSDVVRPEGWSQFKYVGQEENLTFVEEGCTGPGADKSNRVKWMKSMSGPELDKFLSLSFIDQDGWISKLPPSIFH, encoded by the exons ATGCAGTCTCTACAATCATTTGTTTCCATTTTAATATTTGTAGTTCTTGCGTTTGATGTTTGTGAATCCGGTGATTGTAACAATCCCTTGAAGAGCATTACTGTTGGTCAATCAGGCAAAACAGATTTTAAGACAATTCAAAGTGCCATTGATTCTGTCCCAGCAGGAAATTCTCAATGGATTCATATCCAAATTTCTTCTGGTGTTTACAA AGAGCATGTCTTAATTCCCAAAAACAAACCATGCATTTATCTTGAAGGAGCTGGTAGTCAGTCTACAAGTATAGAATGGGGCTCTCATGAGAATGCTACTTTCGATATAAAAGGAAGCAATACTGTTGCAAAGGGCATAACTTTTACG AATACGCTAAACAGCCCCGTATTATCAAACGCCATTGCCGTCACACAAGCCAAAGCTGCCAAAATCCATGCAGATAAATGTGCTTTCTATAGTTGTTCTTTTCTTGGGGTGCAAGATACAATAAACGATGACGATGGTCGCCATTACTACAAAAACTGTTACATCCAAGGTTCAACCGATTTCATATATGGGAATGGTCAATCACTCTTTGAG GCAAGTACAATATATTTTTCAAACGGAAAATCTAGTCTGCACCAGGATGGGGTTATTACAGCACAATATAGAAATTCACCAAATGATCCAAGTGGGTTTGTGTTTAAAAATTGTAACATAAGTGGGACAGGATATAAGACTGAACTTGGAAGGCCTATGAGACCTTATGCAAGAGTCATCATAGCTTATTCTTACCTATCAGATGTTGTTAGACCTGAGGGTTGGAGTCAGTTCAAATATGTCGGCCAGGA AGAAAACCTTACTTTTGTGGAGGAGGGATGCACAGGACCTGGAGCAGACAAATCAAACCGCGTGAAATGGATGAAGAGTATGAGTGGACCTGAACTTGATAAATTCTTGAGTCTCTCTTTTATTGATCAAGATGGATGGATTTCCAAATTGCCACCTAGCATATTCCATTAA